The Desulfovibrionales bacterium genome includes a window with the following:
- a CDS encoding putative sulfate exporter family transporter — MAVQPAKHQSKLFRTEDYWAIWLGLAIIAVAMIAFWTGGTIKPYAVTPGGWSSIGEAVKDFSDHLGGYMAIFLGFGAVFTLSISIMGRSVKEYIGGYVIIFIGALLIFYLAGWEVMKKWDLGAPLLALLIGLLIGNSIKIPKWMHTSMRTEYYIKTGIVLLGATLPLTLILEAGGIAFLQATIVSVGTWLTIYLAATRIFKLDPRFGAVLGAGGAVCGVSGSIAIGGAVKAEKDHIAIGIGVVSVWAIVMILTLTVVTKFMIPPPGTPVTPADPWYIITPGEAGAWVGTSEYADAAGFAVVAEIAQRYGDAAIQAFTLMKVIGRDIWVGLWAFILSVVSCMYWEKGEGTRTFGVGVVWDRFPKFVLGFFAACVIVSVIAGMAPSSHSGKAKLDDVYKSHGQKHAYKADFSNYQAPAQLAEKFAYDPVAQAITYKGKMSRQELQILLPAAVTPDQEWALKNLQFKSDWVESVLTEKAIAPIKKLRDWTFVLCFLCIGLATRFKDLATFGMKPFWAFAIGVLVNVPLGFILTSVVFKNYWAAIGG, encoded by the coding sequence ATGGCAGTTCAGCCGGCGAAACACCAATCTAAATTATTCAGGACCGAAGACTACTGGGCCATATGGCTCGGGTTGGCTATTATTGCCGTAGCTATGATAGCCTTCTGGACCGGCGGCACTATCAAACCATACGCCGTGACTCCCGGCGGGTGGAGTAGTATTGGCGAAGCCGTGAAGGATTTTTCTGACCATTTGGGCGGGTACATGGCTATTTTCCTTGGGTTCGGCGCAGTTTTCACCTTAAGCATATCGATTATGGGACGCAGCGTTAAAGAGTACATCGGCGGCTACGTAATAATCTTTATCGGAGCCCTTCTAATCTTCTACCTGGCCGGGTGGGAAGTGATGAAAAAATGGGACTTGGGCGCGCCGCTCCTCGCCCTGTTGATCGGCCTTCTGATCGGCAATTCCATTAAAATACCCAAATGGATGCACACCTCGATGCGCACCGAATATTATATCAAGACTGGTATTGTGCTCCTGGGGGCTACGCTGCCACTCACTCTGATTTTGGAAGCTGGCGGGATTGCCTTTCTGCAGGCTACCATAGTGTCTGTGGGCACATGGTTGACTATATACCTGGCGGCTACCCGGATATTTAAGCTCGATCCGCGCTTTGGGGCTGTCCTGGGTGCAGGCGGAGCGGTTTGTGGAGTTTCCGGGTCTATTGCCATAGGCGGAGCCGTAAAGGCAGAGAAGGATCATATTGCCATTGGTATCGGTGTGGTCTCAGTATGGGCTATAGTCATGATCCTCACCCTGACGGTGGTCACAAAATTTATGATCCCGCCGCCTGGAACCCCGGTTACACCCGCTGATCCGTGGTACATAATTACCCCTGGAGAAGCCGGCGCCTGGGTAGGAACCTCAGAGTATGCGGATGCTGCCGGTTTCGCCGTGGTTGCGGAAATTGCCCAACGTTATGGAGATGCGGCCATCCAGGCCTTTACCTTGATGAAGGTCATCGGCCGGGATATTTGGGTAGGGCTTTGGGCCTTCATACTATCGGTCGTCTCGTGTATGTACTGGGAAAAGGGCGAAGGCACTCGTACCTTTGGTGTCGGTGTGGTTTGGGACCGTTTTCCTAAATTTGTCCTCGGCTTTTTTGCCGCCTGCGTGATCGTCAGTGTAATTGCCGGTATGGCACCGTCTAGCCACTCTGGAAAGGCCAAACTGGACGATGTTTACAAGTCACACGGCCAAAAGCACGCCTATAAAGCCGACTTTTCAAACTATCAAGCCCCGGCCCAATTGGCGGAAAAGTTCGCGTATGATCCCGTGGCACAAGCTATAACCTATAAAGGTAAAATGTCCAGGCAGGAGCTCCAGATACTGCTCCCGGCGGCTGTCACCCCGGATCAGGAGTGGGCGCTGAAGAATCTCCAATTTAAATCGGACTGGGTCGAAAGCGTGCTCACGGAAAAGGCCATCGCCCCCATAAAGAAGCTTCGAGACTGGACCTTTGTTTTATGCTTCCTTTGCATCGGACTGGCTACCCGCTTCAAAGACCTGGCCACATTTGGAATGAAGCCGTTCTGGGCATTTGCCATAGGGGTGCTGGTGAATGTTCCTCTTGGTTTTATTCTTACCAGCGTCGTATTTAAGAACTACTGGGCGGCTATAGGAGGTTAG
- a CDS encoding response regulator, with protein MTEGYRSPDAWAGNISASAILHSLPDAVLVTDLQARITYFNRAAEKITGFRGHEAQGMYCKDVLKSGLCETECAVKRALDSDQNIFNIETTITTATGETIPALVSASLIKDSAGKLVGYLYAFRDISPLKKIMSDLEVSRAKLAERNAELDTAIEELKMTQGQLLQAQKMESLGTLAGGIAHDFNNILTGILGFASLIRTKLPADSPIARYVMQIERSAVRAAELTSMILTFARRGRFEIKTADLNEIVLEVLQILGRTTDRSIKIGHILSPKPCYVDIDSAKMEQVVMNICVNAVEAMPNGGKLTIKTEVSFHSFDGMEKKLPHQPADGEYVRLSVIDTGGGMNSEIQQRIFDPFFTTKGESGGTGLGLAMVYGVINEFKGYIEIESTPEAGTAFSIYLPLSKGPSEAEEMKEQGKTSDVPKGKGETILLVDDESIIRELGRDTLEQLGYNVFVAEDGLAALELYEKQRDKIDLVILDLIMPNMGGKEAFERLRQINPDIKVVISTGYAKDEVLEPLLDKRADGFIKKPYKIQNMARVVRSAIGSTY; from the coding sequence TTGACCGAAGGATATAGAAGCCCGGATGCTTGGGCAGGGAATATTAGTGCGTCGGCTATTCTGCATTCTCTGCCGGATGCCGTCTTGGTAACCGATCTGCAGGCGCGCATCACCTATTTTAATAGGGCCGCAGAGAAAATAACCGGGTTCCGGGGCCATGAAGCCCAGGGGATGTATTGCAAAGATGTTTTAAAGTCAGGGCTTTGTGAGACGGAATGTGCCGTCAAACGCGCCCTGGACAGCGATCAAAATATCTTTAATATCGAAACAACCATAACTACGGCTACCGGCGAAACCATCCCTGCCCTGGTCAGCGCCTCCCTGATCAAGGACTCAGCCGGCAAACTTGTAGGGTATTTGTATGCCTTTCGCGACATCTCACCTTTAAAAAAAATCATGTCTGATCTGGAGGTCTCACGCGCCAAATTAGCGGAGAGGAATGCCGAACTCGACACGGCCATCGAAGAGTTAAAAATGACGCAGGGACAGCTTTTGCAGGCCCAGAAAATGGAGTCTTTGGGCACCCTGGCTGGAGGAATTGCGCATGATTTTAATAACATCTTAACCGGCATCCTGGGGTTTGCCTCTCTTATCAGGACCAAGCTCCCTGCAGACAGCCCTATCGCGCGCTATGTTATGCAGATCGAACGCTCGGCCGTACGGGCCGCAGAGCTCACCAGTATGATACTGACATTCGCCCGCCGTGGCCGTTTTGAGATCAAAACAGCCGACCTTAATGAGATTGTACTGGAGGTATTACAAATACTAGGGCGAACAACGGATCGCAGTATTAAGATCGGCCATATTCTGTCACCTAAGCCTTGTTATGTGGATATAGATTCAGCCAAGATGGAGCAGGTTGTCATGAATATCTGCGTTAATGCCGTCGAGGCTATGCCCAATGGCGGGAAACTGACCATTAAGACCGAGGTATCTTTTCATTCTTTTGACGGCATGGAGAAGAAATTGCCCCATCAGCCGGCAGATGGGGAGTACGTCCGGCTTTCTGTTATTGATACCGGTGGGGGCATGAATAGCGAAATCCAACAAAGGATATTTGACCCGTTTTTTACCACTAAAGGAGAATCCGGCGGCACCGGCCTGGGCTTAGCTATGGTCTATGGTGTAATTAATGAATTCAAGGGTTATATTGAGATTGAGAGCACACCCGAGGCCGGAACGGCGTTCAGCATATACTTGCCTCTTTCTAAAGGCCCTTCTGAAGCAGAAGAGATGAAAGAACAGGGAAAGACCTCCGATGTTCCCAAAGGAAAGGGTGAAACCATCCTCCTGGTGGATGACGAGAGCATAATCCGTGAACTGGGCAGAGACACATTGGAACAACTGGGGTACAATGTTTTCGTGGCCGAGGATGGCCTGGCGGCTCTAGAGTTATATGAAAAACAGCGGGATAAGATCGATCTGGTTATTCTGGATCTGATCATGCCTAATATGGGCGGAAAAGAGGCCTTTGAGCGTTTGCGGCAGATAAATCCAGATATCAAGGTAGTTATCTCAACCGGCTATGCCAAAGATGAAGTCCTGGAGCCCCTGTTGGATAAGAGGGCGGACGGTTTTATAAAAAAACCTTATAAGATACAAAATATGGCCCGGGTGGTAAGAAGCGCCATCGGATCAACCTATTGA
- a CDS encoding 4-vinyl reductase: MLVCFDSNLNIMKLDGVMVSLHCHHYNCGLVKALEEIEEINAVDIFVRAAAEEFYLNFNNYILSLGKDKTDRDKMEAAAELYRFMGFGRLDFSQLNESGGRAWADSSYYVVGWLAKYGRRRRPVCHLTRGFLAGILAAIYGGTVGKYRVEEDHCMITGCDRCEFTVSVNK, translated from the coding sequence ATGCTTGTCTGTTTTGACTCCAATCTTAATATCATGAAACTTGACGGGGTGATGGTATCCCTCCATTGCCATCATTATAATTGTGGGTTAGTCAAGGCGCTTGAAGAAATAGAGGAAATTAATGCGGTGGATATCTTTGTCCGTGCGGCAGCCGAAGAATTTTACCTTAATTTCAATAATTATATATTGAGTCTGGGAAAGGACAAGACCGATCGGGACAAGATGGAGGCCGCCGCTGAACTGTACCGGTTTATGGGGTTCGGCCGGTTGGATTTCTCGCAGTTGAATGAATCCGGGGGCAGGGCCTGGGCTGATTCCTCTTACTATGTGGTAGGCTGGTTGGCCAAATATGGCCGTCGCCGGAGACCGGTCTGCCATTTAACCCGTGGTTTTTTGGCGGGAATACTGGCGGCCATTTATGGAGGGACGGTGGGTAAATATAGGGTTGAGGAAGATCATTGCATGATTACGGGCTGCGATCGATGTGAATTTACCGTATCAGTTAATAAGTGA
- a CDS encoding Mrp/NBP35 family ATP-binding protein, with translation MAEENGKSCSCDNARDAALAVQDEMIRDSLGRIKNILLVMSGKGGVGKSTVATNLAVGLSQSGYKVGLMDVDLHGPNIPRMLGVTGQPENLPGHRVGPVRYSNNLGIISIESVMSDKDQAVIWRGPVKISAIRQFLSDVEWGEMDYLIVDAPPGTGDEPLTVAQTIPEARAVIVTTPQEVSLADVRKSINFCREVNMQILGIVENMSGQKCPQCGHEISLFKSGGGERTARDMGIPFLGKIPIDPAVVTAGDAGKPYVLNTDNGVAAKAFKELIDKIISMSK, from the coding sequence ATGGCAGAGGAAAACGGAAAAAGTTGCAGTTGTGATAACGCGCGGGATGCGGCTCTGGCGGTTCAAGACGAGATGATAAGAGACTCGCTGGGCAGGATTAAAAATATCCTGCTGGTCATGAGCGGCAAAGGCGGCGTGGGCAAAAGCACGGTGGCCACGAATCTGGCGGTTGGCTTGAGCCAGTCCGGGTATAAAGTAGGCCTGATGGATGTTGACCTGCATGGGCCGAATATTCCACGGATGCTTGGGGTTACCGGGCAACCGGAGAATCTTCCGGGACATCGGGTTGGGCCGGTACGGTATTCGAATAACCTCGGGATTATTTCGATCGAATCAGTGATGAGCGATAAGGATCAGGCCGTAATTTGGCGCGGCCCGGTAAAAATTTCGGCGATCCGTCAATTTCTATCGGATGTGGAATGGGGTGAGATGGATTATCTGATTGTCGATGCTCCTCCGGGAACAGGGGATGAACCGCTGACTGTGGCCCAGACTATCCCGGAGGCCCGGGCGGTGATCGTGACCACTCCGCAGGAGGTCTCTTTGGCCGATGTCCGTAAATCTATAAACTTTTGTCGTGAAGTAAACATGCAGATCCTGGGCATTGTGGAGAATATGAGCGGACAAAAATGTCCGCAGTGCGGGCACGAAATCTCGTTGTTTAAGAGTGGTGGCGGTGAGAGAACAGCCCGTGATATGGGGATACCGTTTTTAGGCAAAATACCCATTGATCCGGCGGTAGTGACAGCAGGCGATGCCGGCAAACCTTATGTGCTAAATACGGATAATGGCGTTGCGGCGAAGGCATTTAAGGAGCTGATTGATAAAATAATTTCGATGAGCAAATGA
- a CDS encoding class I SAM-dependent methyltransferase: protein MAREAATAFDVLAREYDAWYEKEPLLFAIELEAIRCVCPSPGRPSLEVGTGSGRFAAALGVEFGIDPSMIMLNLAKARGVISVRAMGEAIPFRGETLAAVFILFTLCFVQRPLNLFKECGRILRPGGRIVIACINKNSAWGKLYAEKKQAGHPLYRYATFYASTEVEGLLIAAGFKVERLYSTLLQPPGQVESMEYPRTELLDEAGITLFLGKKC from the coding sequence ATGGCGCGAGAGGCTGCTACGGCGTTTGATGTCTTAGCCCGTGAGTACGATGCCTGGTATGAAAAGGAGCCGCTCCTTTTTGCTATAGAGCTGGAGGCGATAAGATGCGTCTGCCCTTCCCCGGGTAGGCCGTCGTTAGAAGTGGGAACGGGAAGCGGCCGTTTTGCCGCAGCCTTAGGGGTTGAGTTTGGAATTGACCCTTCAATGATTATGCTTAATCTGGCCAAGGCCAGGGGAGTTATATCCGTCCGGGCCATGGGGGAGGCTATTCCTTTCCGGGGTGAGACCCTTGCCGCCGTCTTTATCCTTTTTACATTGTGTTTTGTACAGCGCCCCTTGAATTTATTTAAAGAATGCGGGCGGATTTTGAGGCCGGGTGGACGGATAGTCATCGCCTGCATTAATAAAAACAGCGCATGGGGCAAGCTCTATGCGGAAAAGAAGCAGGCCGGACACCCCTTATATAGATATGCCACTTTTTATGCTTCTACTGAGGTGGAAGGGTTGCTGATTGCAGCCGGATTCAAAGTGGAAAGATTATACTCGACCCTTTTGCAGCCACCGGGGCAGGTGGAGTCGATGGAGTATCCGAGAACCGAACTTTTAGACGAGGCAGGTATTACCCTTTTCTTAGGCAAAAAATGCTGA
- a CDS encoding PA2779 family protein — MGTKLSLNSFKNPLLVFSVTVWFTAFLLFPALATAALSDSILSGPGASLERETELAKVRQVLENKMAVQKLKDFGLSPDEVSGKLSSMTDEQIHHLASLSERITAGGDGVGTVIGVLLIIILVIVIINLLDKRIIIR, encoded by the coding sequence ATGGGTACGAAATTGAGCTTAAATAGTTTTAAAAATCCATTACTGGTGTTCTCGGTAACCGTCTGGTTTACAGCCTTTCTCCTGTTTCCGGCTTTAGCTACGGCCGCCCTTTCTGACTCCATTCTGAGCGGTCCGGGGGCATCTCTGGAGCGGGAGACAGAACTGGCTAAGGTCAGGCAGGTCCTGGAGAACAAGATGGCCGTGCAGAAGCTAAAGGATTTTGGCTTGAGTCCGGACGAGGTCTCGGGCAAGTTATCTTCGATGACTGATGAACAGATTCATCACCTGGCTTCGCTTTCTGAGCGCATCACGGCCGGCGGTGATGGGGTAGGCACGGTCATCGGCGTATTACTCATCATTATTCTGGTCATAGTAATTATCAATCTTCTGGATAAAAGGATTATCATAAGATAA
- a CDS encoding C39 family peptidase, whose protein sequence is MAWRRNIGLLAVVLQVFLAASCSRITTRLQVIEAITRGEERGHYISSVPFIYQKDKRCGTAALAGVLHYYGDTISEEAIAGDIFSPGLRGTLLSDLENFARRRGFYTHVYPGSLSDLKRHIERNEPVIILIDEGVSVYQRPHYLVAVGYSEKQRLVIVHTGTEADALWSYGRLESAWARMNYLCLLIMPVSKAIQE, encoded by the coding sequence GTGGCTTGGCGCAGGAATATAGGATTGCTTGCCGTCGTTCTACAGGTTTTTCTGGCGGCCTCCTGCAGCCGCATAACTACGCGTCTCCAGGTTATCGAGGCAATTACACGCGGAGAGGAACGGGGTCACTACATCTCTTCCGTTCCTTTTATTTATCAAAAAGATAAGCGTTGCGGGACGGCGGCCCTGGCCGGCGTCCTTCACTATTATGGGGATACAATCAGTGAGGAGGCAATTGCCGGGGATATTTTTTCTCCGGGGCTGAGGGGGACATTGCTATCCGACCTGGAAAATTTTGCCCGCCGCCGGGGATTCTACACCCATGTCTATCCGGGAAGTCTGTCCGACCTCAAAAGGCATATCGAACGTAATGAGCCTGTTATTATCCTTATCGATGAGGGTGTTTCAGTCTATCAACGTCCCCACTACCTCGTAGCGGTGGGGTATAGTGAAAAACAGAGGCTGGTGATTGTCCATACCGGGACAGAGGCCGATGCCCTCTGGTCTTACGGGCGGCTGGAATCGGCCTGGGCCCGGATGAATTATCTCTGCCTCCTTATTATGCCTGTTTCCAAGGCCATACAAGAGTAA
- a CDS encoding tetratricopeptide repeat protein, translated as MGKGGEGGFRLFNCRSYISWAFVLCWILLCLGCGKLPEIVILHDPLTAEEHNNLGVSYEARGEYSLAEREYKEALKIRKDLFCAQFNIGNLYLKTGQENEAEDAYKKAIALDPAQPDIYNNLAHLYLQSGRHPDEAQKMAEKAVSLSGPTPRRVFERRYRYLDTLGMAYLGQGEVDKALRCLEEALDIAPAEDNAFLVEVYRHLAGACRIKGDEVQAKKYLDKALELTKKGRSL; from the coding sequence TTGGGAAAGGGGGGTGAGGGGGGATTTAGGCTTTTTAATTGCCGTAGCTATATCTCCTGGGCCTTTGTACTATGCTGGATCCTTTTGTGCCTGGGCTGCGGAAAACTACCGGAAATCGTCATCCTTCACGATCCGCTCACGGCGGAGGAACACAATAATCTGGGCGTGTCCTATGAGGCGCGCGGAGAATATAGTTTAGCAGAGCGCGAGTATAAAGAGGCATTAAAGATAAGGAAAGACCTCTTTTGCGCCCAATTTAACATCGGGAACCTCTACTTAAAGACGGGACAGGAAAACGAGGCGGAAGATGCCTACAAGAAGGCGATAGCCCTTGATCCCGCACAGCCTGATATTTATAACAATCTGGCCCATCTTTATCTTCAGAGCGGCCGCCATCCGGATGAAGCGCAAAAAATGGCTGAAAAGGCCGTGAGCTTATCCGGCCCTACGCCTCGGCGTGTCTTCGAGCGGCGCTATCGTTATCTGGATACATTAGGCATGGCTTATCTTGGTCAGGGAGAGGTTGATAAGGCGCTCCGGTGTTTAGAGGAGGCGCTTGACATTGCGCCGGCTGAGGATAATGCCTTTCTGGTTGAGGTCTATAGACATCTGGCCGGGGCCTGTCGGATAAAAGGGGACGAAGTCCAGGCAAAAAAATATCTGGATAAGGCCCTGGAGTTGACAAAAAAAGGCCGTTCTCTTTAA
- a CDS encoding secondary thiamine-phosphate synthase enzyme YjbQ: MTSAITIKTTNQTELIDITGQVERVLKEKGIQDGLCCIFIPHTTAGVTINEGADPSVQTDILAVLNEVIPFRFPYRHAEGNSPAHIKASIMGSSVKVIVESGKFLLGTWQSIFFCEFDGPRTRKVYVKVIEG; the protein is encoded by the coding sequence ATGACTTCCGCTATCACTATAAAGACGACAAATCAGACTGAGCTGATAGATATAACCGGTCAGGTAGAGCGGGTTTTAAAGGAAAAGGGGATTCAGGACGGTCTATGTTGTATCTTTATCCCCCATACCACCGCCGGGGTTACCATTAATGAAGGGGCGGATCCAAGTGTGCAAACGGACATCCTGGCCGTCCTGAATGAGGTAATACCTTTTCGTTTCCCCTACCGTCACGCTGAGGGCAACTCGCCGGCCCATATAAAGGCCAGTATCATGGGCTCTTCGGTAAAGGTAATTGTAGAATCAGGTAAGTTCTTGCTGGGAACGTGGCAGAGCATCTTCTTCTGCGAATTTGACGGCCCGCGCACCCGGAAGGTTTATGTTAAGGTCATTGAGGGGTAA
- a CDS encoding response regulator → MADTAPQKILVVDDDKLTLDILTSMLERDGYQVTPVAGGKEALASLGREFYNLILTDLVMDGMDGLTLLKEAKKISPESVVLMITGHSSVETAVNAMYAGAMDYILKPCEQADLLFKVQRALDRQQLGRIAKEKEKQDALLDLVRGLADTLNNRITTVVALGDLALEHLQHSEVEKARDRLKSVVEAALRVTEVVNELLMVTSYVKKEELFTADIPFIFSSLRKKFAPFTIKVTGDGQTLSVKALSNISLAFEKIVQNAVEAMDGQGSIEVNINRIKDQDMVEIRFIDQGSGITREDIPRVFLPFFTTKGTQSPGLGLWTAYQIVTGANGTIHIESEAGKGTTVVVRLPVAGDQN, encoded by the coding sequence ATGGCCGATACAGCGCCCCAAAAAATCCTGGTTGTAGATGATGACAAGCTCACGCTGGATATCCTGACCAGCATGCTGGAACGAGACGGGTATCAAGTCACGCCGGTCGCCGGCGGCAAAGAGGCCCTGGCCAGCCTGGGCCGTGAGTTTTATAACCTCATCCTTACTGACCTGGTCATGGATGGCATGGACGGTCTCACCCTGCTTAAAGAGGCCAAAAAGATCTCGCCGGAATCGGTGGTCCTCATGATAACCGGGCATTCCTCCGTTGAGACGGCCGTAAATGCCATGTATGCCGGGGCCATGGACTACATCCTTAAACCCTGTGAACAGGCTGATCTCCTCTTCAAGGTGCAACGGGCCCTGGACAGGCAGCAACTGGGAAGGATAGCCAAGGAAAAGGAGAAGCAGGATGCCCTGCTGGACCTGGTGCGGGGGTTAGCCGACACATTGAACAACAGGATAACCACAGTAGTGGCCCTGGGGGACCTTGCCCTCGAACATCTGCAGCATAGTGAGGTGGAGAAGGCCAGAGACCGCTTAAAATCTGTTGTTGAGGCCGCGCTGCGCGTCACGGAAGTAGTCAACGAACTTCTTATGGTTACTTCCTACGTCAAAAAAGAAGAGTTATTTACGGCAGATATTCCCTTTATTTTCTCCTCACTCAGAAAAAAATTTGCGCCATTCACCATAAAGGTTACCGGTGACGGGCAGACCCTATCCGTGAAGGCATTAAGCAATATCTCTCTGGCCTTTGAAAAAATCGTGCAGAATGCCGTTGAAGCCATGGACGGCCAAGGAAGTATTGAGGTTAACATAAACCGGATCAAGGATCAGGACATGGTCGAGATTCGATTTATCGATCAGGGATCAGGAATCACGCGCGAAGATATCCCCAGGGTCTTTCTGCCTTTCTTCACTACAAAAGGGACCCAGTCTCCGGGGCTTGGTTTATGGACGGCTTATCAGATAGTAACCGGGGCAAACGGTACCATCCACATCGAAAGTGAGGCCGGGAAAGGCACCACCGTAGTGGTCAGATTACCGGTAGCCGGGGACCAAAACTGA
- a CDS encoding Xaa-Pro peptidase family protein: MDSEPVFKSDILKARTQRLQEKMRAQGIAGALIRQNADLYYFSGTMQEAYLFVPLSGSPLLMVRRNLERARAESSLENVIPLGGVRGIPKAIAGHGYDVPGLLGLEMDVIPAKLFLYLRDDVFPGVKIADISHAIREARMLKSPLEIEWMRQAAEQLNSVIKEVPDLLRPGMTELELSIELEYRLRRAGHQGFMRMRAWNQELFFGHILSGPSGAEPSYFKGATGGRGINPAFSQGASSKVISVGEPVSVDLGGCVNGYMTDQTRMFALGFLPEELKKAYEAVIEIHYGLRKKIRVGETCGRIYEWASDKAASLGYADNFMGYGEAKMPFIGHGIGLEVDELPVFSARNPMRLEAGMTFAIEPKFIFPGVGHIGVEDTYVLTPKGLEAITTSPDRLMIIDV; encoded by the coding sequence ATGGACTCTGAGCCCGTTTTTAAAAGCGACATCTTAAAGGCCCGTACACAGCGGCTCCAGGAAAAGATGCGGGCGCAAGGCATCGCTGGAGCCCTTATAAGACAGAATGCAGACCTTTACTATTTTAGCGGCACGATGCAGGAGGCTTATCTTTTTGTGCCCCTGAGCGGCTCACCCCTTCTCATGGTCAGACGCAACCTGGAACGGGCGAGAGCGGAGTCTTCCCTTGAAAACGTTATACCGCTTGGCGGTGTGCGGGGGATTCCCAAGGCGATAGCCGGGCATGGTTATGATGTCCCAGGGCTTTTGGGCCTGGAAATGGATGTCATCCCGGCCAAGCTATTTCTTTATTTAAGGGATGACGTATTTCCGGGAGTGAAAATAGCAGACATTTCTCATGCGATTCGCGAGGCGCGGATGCTCAAATCTCCCCTGGAGATAGAATGGATGCGGCAGGCTGCCGAACAACTGAACAGCGTCATTAAAGAGGTGCCGGATTTATTGCGGCCGGGAATGACCGAACTGGAACTTTCCATTGAGCTTGAATACCGGCTCCGCCGGGCCGGCCACCAGGGATTTATGCGTATGCGAGCCTGGAACCAGGAACTTTTTTTTGGGCACATACTATCCGGGCCGTCCGGCGCGGAACCTTCTTATTTTAAGGGGGCCACAGGAGGCAGGGGTATCAATCCGGCCTTTAGCCAGGGGGCGTCAAGTAAGGTTATCTCTGTGGGGGAGCCTGTTAGTGTTGACCTGGGAGGATGTGTAAATGGTTATATGACCGACCAGACCAGGATGTTTGCCCTCGGTTTCCTGCCCGAGGAGTTGAAAAAGGCTTATGAGGCGGTCATTGAGATACACTATGGACTCCGGAAAAAGATAAGGGTAGGCGAGACCTGCGGCCGCATCTATGAATGGGCCTCTGACAAGGCGGCCTCTCTGGGTTATGCGGACAACTTTATGGGATATGGAGAGGCTAAGATGCCGTTTATCGGTCACGGCATAGGGTTGGAAGTAGATGAGCTGCCGGTTTTTTCGGCCCGGAATCCTATGCGGCTTGAGGCCGGGATGACTTTTGCCATCGAGCCTAAGTTCATCTTCCCCGGAGTAGGGCACATAGGCGTTGAAGATACCTATGTTCTCACGCCGAAGGGCCTTGAGGCGATCACCACGTCACCGGACAGGCTGATGATTATTGACGTTTAG
- a CDS encoding YkgJ family cysteine cluster protein, whose translation MDESLTLTLDDIFPFDCRKGLDCFNRCCRDINLFLTPYDIMRLKRNLSLSSREFLDRYTTALYMEEIGHPLVVMKMTGDEKRCPFSGPDGCRVYPDRPWSCRIFPLEPCVDKTRDSKPATPLYSVVKRPFCLGFNGKNPPLEKGDTGGFPEEDNLLTVRTWRERQGTAVYEEMNDLWSQVTLSERFPAGGLDKTGIQMFFLASYSLDEFAQLVCRQGFLDTYKLKGEEIRTALQDELSLFKFACRWLRVALLGEKIPLIIQNSECRSRNSVTL comes from the coding sequence ATGGATGAAAGTCTTACACTTACTCTCGATGACATATTCCCCTTTGACTGCCGGAAGGGCTTGGACTGCTTCAACCGGTGCTGCCGGGATATCAACCTTTTCCTCACGCCTTATGACATAATGCGGCTGAAAAGGAATCTTTCTCTTTCCTCAAGGGAATTCCTTGACCGCTATACCACAGCCCTCTATATGGAAGAAATCGGCCACCCCCTGGTGGTAATGAAGATGACCGGCGATGAAAAACGCTGTCCATTCTCCGGTCCGGATGGATGCCGGGTATATCCGGACCGTCCCTGGTCATGCCGCATCTTTCCGCTGGAACCATGCGTTGACAAAACCAGGGACAGCAAACCAGCAACCCCCTTGTATTCAGTAGTTAAGCGGCCGTTTTGCCTGGGCTTTAATGGAAAAAATCCCCCTTTGGAAAAGGGAGATACAGGGGGATTCCCGGAAGAAGATAACTTGTTAACCGTAAGGACATGGAGGGAAAGACAAGGGACGGCTGTTTACGAAGAGATGAACGACCTGTGGTCCCAGGTAACCCTTAGCGAGAGGTTCCCCGCCGGCGGTCTGGACAAAACAGGCATACAGATGTTCTTTCTCGCCAGTTACAGCCTGGACGAATTCGCTCAACTGGTGTGCAGACAAGGCTTCCTGGATACATACAAACTTAAGGGCGAAGAGATAAGGACGGCGTTACAAGACGAACTTTCTCTCTTTAAGTTTGCGTGCAGGTGGCTTCGGGTGGCGTTGCTTGGTGAGAAAATACCGCTTATCATACAGAATTCGGAATGCAGGAGTCGGAATTCAGTAACACTTTAG